Below is a genomic region from Myxococcus fulvus.
CTGTAGGCATACGCTCGGAGGGGGCCTGCGTGACGGGCCCGAACATGCTTATTTGTTGCGTAGACCGAGACATTAAGAGCGTTCCAGTAGGTCTTCTGAGGGAAGGCAGGCTTGGGCTGCAGGGGAAAGGGCTTTTCCAGAAACCACAAAGAGATGATCTCGAGCACGAGCGCAGAGCATGTACATAGTGCGTTTCTGTCGTGCCGTTCTGCATGGAAGAAAGCGCTCAAGCTCTAGTAGAAAGAGAGTATCGAACTCCTGTCCTTTCACTGATTCGCAGTTGAGCACGGTGAGCCCAGGGGAAAGGAGTTCGATTTCGTCCTCGTTCTTTAGATCGCTCGTGTATAGATCTACTCGAGCATCAGGCAGTAACGCTCGTAGCTGTGCGGTAGCGGCCTGTACGGTCGAATTTTGGCTAACTACTACACCTACATTTCCTCCTCGATTCTGGAACCACGTCGCAATCTGAGCGCAGGCATCTGGGAGACTTACATCCTCGATAAGTCTCGGTCGTTCGCCTGAGGCCGGACGCTTCGCCCTCGCAGCTGGCAGATGCCCGGCATGGAAGTGCTCCGCAACTTCTGAGATCTCGGGCCTATTCCGGTGGTTGACAGAGAGGATGATGGGGTTTGGGAGGGAAGTACCCTCTAGAATCTCCTCTGCGGAAGCGTGGCGCGAACCTAGAGTCTGGTCGAAATCTGCGAAGACGGTGAGCACGGGTGCTAGGTGCTTCTCGGTGTAGTGGAAAAATTCTGACGCAAGATCCTGGCCCTCGTCAATTACGAGGTGGTCAAATGTAGGCACGCTCTCGTAGTCAGCAAGGTTTTCTAGGATCGAGTTCCAGTCGTACGCATAGCTGTTGTGAGAGAGTGTGGGCGGGTTGACACCCATCCTTCGATGATAGTCTTTGCCTACAAGAACCTGCATCGTTGCAGCTCGGGGGCCATCCAGCAAGGCGACAAGCCGACGCAGCATCCGGTTGTAGGTGACCACGGTGGTTCGATAGTTCGCTTCTGCAATGGACTTCGCACGCTGGACGGCAAGCACCGTCTTGCCGGAGCCAGGTGGGCCGACCACGAACAGTGGTTGATCTAGAGGTGTTTCAAGAACTTCCTTCTGTTCTTTGATTAACTCGTCCCAGGTTGGAAGATGCACTTCATTCCTCTCGTAACTTCAGGATGGTCCGGGCCTGCCGATGAAACAGCGCATACCGAAAAGACCGGTTCTGCATCTGCCCACGTCGGGAAACCTCAATAGCACCCTGGTCATCAGCAATAAGTGAGAAACCTGCACCTGCTAATGCCGCACGGAGAACCGGGAAGGACCGGTTGGCGTCCGGACGTAGTGAGTTTGTATAGAATATCGTAGTTGGGCCGCGCCCAATTCGGGCAGTTAGGTTGTCTACGTCACGCACCAAAGTGGCGGCATCGACTGAAGGACTTGCCAACAAGTATGACAGGATGACGAGTGTGGGACGCCAGCTCGGTGGCTTTGTCCAGGGCACCGATTGAATGCTGTTGTGCCAGTATCGAGTGACGTGTTTCATGTTAGCCCCAGACGCGACCGCGAGCGCTTCGCCCAGTACGCGCATTGATGTCGCCCGATCGATGCCAATGTAGGTGAATGGGGTGGTGGGGCCAAGGGCTCCAGCGAGAGCAAGCCCAGCAGTGCAGGGGCCTGCGCCAAGATCAATTACGACGGGGTTTTCGATGGATGTGGTTAGAGTGAACAGCATTCGGAAT
It encodes:
- a CDS encoding AAA family ATPase encodes the protein MHLPTWDELIKEQKEVLETPLDQPLFVVGPPGSGKTVLAVQRAKSIAEANYRTTVVTYNRMLRRLVALLDGPRAATMQVLVGKDYHRRMGVNPPTLSHNSYAYDWNSILENLADYESVPTFDHLVIDEGQDLASEFFHYTEKHLAPVLTVFADFDQTLGSRHASAEEILEGTSLPNPIILSVNHRNRPEISEVAEHFHAGHLPAARAKRPASGERPRLIEDVSLPDACAQIATWFQNRGGNVGVVVSQNSTVQAATAQLRALLPDARVDLYTSDLKNEDEIELLSPGLTVLNCESVKGQEFDTLFLLELERFLPCRTARQKRTMYMLCARARDHLFVVSGKALSPAAQACLPSEDLLERS